DNA from Gammaproteobacteria bacterium:
CTTAAAATCTAGACTAACTAACGTGAACCAATTTTCAGCCATTCTTAAATCAGTATGATTAAATACATTAATCGGTGCTATACCATAATAATGCGCGGCCTCCCCTCTCGCATTAGCTTGACTATTAAATCCAAGATAAGGCATCGGTATCGTTAAAAAGTAAAAAACCGTTAACGTCATCACATGCAAAATTACTACACTTGTCACTTTAGAACGACTATAGGATCTAGTAGAAGTTCTAATAAGTTTTTTTCTTGGTAACTCACAAATGCCAAATAATTCTAGTCTACGTTTGGCAATGAACCGATACATTACTGGGCCAATTTTCAATGCTTTTCCGAGAAGCAGAAGGGGTAATAAAGGCCACAATAAAACCAATGATTTAGACAGCTGAATATAAAAATCATATCCGTACGTAAGCGTAGCCTTGTCTTCAATAAGACCATAAAGTTCCGTAAGTGATTGATCTCTTGTGATGCCATGACTCATGAGAATGTCTTGATTAGTAGAGGCTGGCTTTAATTTAACGATTCCAAAAACATCAATGAATGTCACTACCTGAACAGTCTTGTCACACAAATTACAGCGGTCATCATAAAAAATTTGAATCGACTTATTTGCATTTAATCCAAGAGTAGACCAAAAAATAGCAGCCCATAAAACAAACTCAATCTCTGCTAGAGATCCCAAATTCAATACAAAGAACGACAGTGAAAAAAATAAAATTCCAAAAATAACTATATAAGCACGAAAAATTCCACCCAAAATAACAAAGGGTAAAATCAATGCATACCAAGGCATTATAGACCACAGCGATATTTTGCCTAAATAAGTAAAATTTTCACTGGATGAAAAAAACACGATTAATTGTGCATACCATGATGACATGAAATTATTAGTTAATAGTAAAGGGCCCGCCACGCCGGTTGTCCACGCAGGTTCATTTAAATGTATAGCAAGCGAATACATGCAAAGAGCCCAATAACTTATGACTGCCCCAAATTTTGCTAACGCTATTTGTTCCGGAGTGGGGTCTCCTTCGTAATAAAACAAAAAATATTTGCTCTTCGGTACGAATTTAAGAATTTTTGCATCCAAAGAAATGTACTTGCCTGCATTTGTAAGTAACAATAAAAGAGAAACCATCGCGGCGATATCATTCCCCAATGTTGATTTTTCAACTACCTGGTCTCCTATTTGCCACATCCCCGCCATCAAAAATATGAATGCCCATTGAGTAAATAAACCCAATACCAAACATATTCCGCCAATTAATTCAGCGATACTCCATAGACCAACAGGAGAAAAATATTCAGAGGGAAGCAGGAATTGAAGAACAAAAAGACTCCTGATTACTAAAATGCCCCCGAATATGATTCTTAACAAAGCAAATTTATTATGCTCGTACCCAGAAACGCTTAAAAATACTCTCTTGGCAAGATATTCACCCAACTTCAACATCACGTTAGATAAAGGCGCACAATAACGAATGGCTAAATAGGATAGGACTAAAGTTAAAATAAAAAATATCAGTGCTTCATTCATGCTCATTTCCTTACGAGTATCGTGAATTCATATAATTCATAATCATGCAATAGAGCGACGTTACGAGAATAGCGTCTTTTACAAAAATCAAAAATAATACAAGGATCGGCGTAGTATAAATAGTCGCGCATTTTATTTTTATCAGAATAAGAAGTTAAACAGTTGAAAGAAAAACCAATACGACTGGTTTTATCGAGCACATCAAGAGTATCTTCTAGATAAGACCGCCATTCGTTGTCGGGTCTTTCCAAACGAACATTAAATATCCCACTCGCTATGCCGTAATCCGCAATTTCATCAGGATTACCAGACAACACAAACCGAGCATTAGACTTATTTTTATAACGCTGTTCGGCTGCTTGAATCATACTATCGGAGACGTCAATTCCAGAATAAGAGAAGTGTTGATATTTACACGCAAGATAATCATATAGTGCGCCATAGCCGCATCCAAGATCATTTATTGAAAATGGGTGGGTTGCATCAATAATTTTGCATAACTGCGCAAAACGTAACGTTTGACTTTCTTCTCCATTCCAATCAACTCCGCATGGGGTTTCTCCATGCTGAGTAAATTTAGTGCTGTAGTAATCAGCAATCTCTGCCAATAGATCAATTTGTGTTTTTTGCATAAATTTGCTTCACAATAGTATAAGGACGCTGTTTTATTTCAGAAAATATTTTTGAAAGATAAATGCCAACCACCCCTATAAAAGAAATAATCATACCGCCTAACAACCAGATTGAAGCCATAACAGACGTCCAGCC
Protein-coding regions in this window:
- a CDS encoding DUF393 domain-containing protein; translation: MNEALIFFILTLVLSYLAIRYCAPLSNVMLKLGEYLAKRVFLSVSGYEHNKFALLRIIFGGILVIRSLFVLQFLLPSEYFSPVGLWSIAELIGGICLVLGLFTQWAFIFLMAGMWQIGDQVVEKSTLGNDIAAMVSLLLLLTNAGKYISLDAKILKFVPKSKYFLFYYEGDPTPEQIALAKFGAVISYWALCMYSLAIHLNEPAWTTGVAGPLLLTNNFMSSWYAQLIVFFSSSENFTYLGKISLWSIMPWYALILPFVILGGIFRAYIVIFGILFFSLSFFVLNLGSLAEIEFVLWAAIFWSTLGLNANKSIQIFYDDRCNLCDKTVQVVTFIDVFGIVKLKPASTNQDILMSHGITRDQSLTELYGLIEDKATLTYGYDFYIQLSKSLVLLWPLLPLLLLGKALKIGPVMYRFIAKRRLELFGICELPRKKLIRTSTRSYSRSKVTSVVILHVMTLTVFYFLTIPMPYLGFNSQANARGEAAHYYGIAPINVFNHTDLRMAENWFTLVSLDFKERVPLFTDEGSRLNMHKSDRIYFGHTLQFRRATIGSDICQFEIWEDKITYLSKVYLSAKQAKSGLYTFKYTQKFQALPDWELLVKNKYLKTSTVDRCTVIYLVDHAG
- a CDS encoding class I SAM-dependent methyltransferase; translation: MQKTQIDLLAEIADYYSTKFTQHGETPCGVDWNGEESQTLRFAQLCKIIDATHPFSINDLGCGYGALYDYLACKYQHFSYSGIDVSDSMIQAAEQRYKNKSNARFVLSGNPDEIADYGIASGIFNVRLERPDNEWRSYLEDTLDVLDKTSRIGFSFNCLTSYSDKNKMRDYLYYADPCIIFDFCKRRYSRNVALLHDYELYEFTILVRK